CGGTCACGCAGAGCGTTGCCACCATCAACAACTGCGACGGCGGCCTGGCCGATTCGCCGATCAAAACCATCGTCAACCAGTTGGACGACGAAGTGGATTTGGTGATTTCCGGCCACACCCACCAAGCCTACAACTGCCAGATCGCCAACAAAGCCGGCCGCTTGATCTCTGTGACCAGCGCCAATTCGCAAGGCCGGGTGTTGACCGACATTGACGTCACGATCAACATCGCTAACGGCGAGGTCAGCGCGGTCAGTGCCGAGAACATCGCGGTGGTGCGCAACAACCCGGCGATCACGCCGAACGCCGGCATCAAAACCATCGTCGATAACTACAAAGCCCTGGCCACGCCAATCGCCAACCGGGTAATCGGTTCGATCAGCGCCGCGATTACCCGCACCGCAACGGCCGCCGGCGAATCGGCGCTGGGCGACGTGATCGCCGATGCCCAATTGGCGGCGACCAACCCGGCCGGTTTCGGCGAGGCCGTGGTGTCGTTCATGAATCCGGGCGGCATCCGCGCCGATTTGACGTATCCGGGCAGCAGCGCCGGCGAAGGCGACGGCAAGGTCACTTACGCCGAAGCCTTTACCGTGCAACCCTTCGGCAACACCTTGGTGACGTTGACTCTGACCGGCGCCCAAATCCATACCTTGCTGGAGCAACAATTCACCGGTTGCACCGCGGGTTATCCGGTCGGTGCGCCCGCTAGCGGCCAGCCGTTCAACCGCATCCTGCAAGTCTCGGCCGGTTTCAGTTACGAGTGGAGCGAAAAAGGCACGCCTTGCGATAACGTCGATCCGGCCAGCATCAAAATCAACGGTGTCACTATCGACCCGGCCGCCAGCTATCGGGTCACGGTCAACAACTTCATGGCTGACGGCGGCGATCAGTACTACGTGTTGACCCAAGGCAGCAACCGCCTGGGCGGCGCATTGGATTTGGACGCCCTGGAAAGCTATTTCCTCGCCAACGGCAGCGTCAATCCCGGCCCGCGCAACCGGATCTTGTTGGCACCCGCACCATAAGTTTCAGGCTAAAGCTCTGCAGCACTTGGCCCGCCGGTAGGTTTACGGCGGGCTTTTTTTTGCAATGCACATTCTAAAGTTGGATAGCCCAACACCCATCCGCAGCGATAATTACCCGAGTTGTGCAATATAGGGTTGACACACTACCTGATTCGCAGGGTCTTATTCGCGCAAACTACGGTTGGAATTCAACGAGGGCCGCTTTGGTCGAACTCACGAATTTAGCTCGGTCAATGGATGACGTTCCAGCTTTTGCTTATGCGGATGAGTAAAACGGCCCGTTGCGGTCTATCGCCTAATCTGATTCAATGGCCTCCGCGTGATGTTTACCAGCCATACCTACTAGGTTCCGATGATATACAGAAGGGAAACCCATATGCTGATCAAAAATTTATCGTTTCGAGGATCATTTTTCGGTAGATATGCTGTTAACAGCTTAATAACTTGTTAGACGTCATGTCTCAGGCATCCTCGCAAGCATGGGCGTTCTATCGCGATGTCGCTAAGACTCGCACCGTCTGGACCGTGCGCGACGCCGGCGGATATCCGGCTCCGAAAACGCAAAGCGGTCGTAGGGCGCAACCTTTTTGGTCGACGCGTTCGCGGGTGGAGCGCATCATCAAGTCTGTTCCGGCTTATCAGGGCTTCGTGCCGGAGGATATCTCCTGGGAGGTTTTCTGTTCCGCTTGGGTTCCTGGCCTCACGCGCGACGGATTGCTGGTGGGTGTCAACTGGAGCGGCAAGCGTGCTGCGGGCTACGACATGGAGCCGGCGGAACTGCAGAGAAACGTCGAGGCAGTGGTGGCGGAGCCGCAATGACGTCTAACAAGCAGTTCGAGCGGACCGTCATGCGGCATCGCGTGCGCGCCGCATGTGCGTCACTTCATTGTGCACACGCGGCGCGCTGGACACGTAGTCGCGCGGCCGCTCACCTGCGGCGTTGGGCATCATGAAACCAAGCGCTGAGTTAGCCATCGCACGACAAGCTATTGCCGAAATAGCTGCTCGTTTTCCGTCCCTCCAAATGATTGAGGAACCCGAGGCTCCCGTCGAACTAAGCATTCTCATGCCCGTGCAACCTGGGCTTAATCACAAAGTGTGGCTTGCGCTTCAAAACAACGATGAACTGCATTTCTCTGTCGGAAATTTTTGGCTTGAGTGGTTTCCTTGCACAAAGCCATCGCGCGTAGCCGAATATGTTGCGGCGGTTATTGGCTTTCTATCGGGCGAGTATCGTGTTCTGGAGCACTATCGTGGCACGCGATGCGTGAAGGCAGAACTCCAAGCCCGGTAGGGTACGCAACGCGTACCTTCTGGCTTTCGCCACCATGACGGCCTTTTAATGGTACGCGATGCGTACCCTACGTCTTATGATCCGAACACCGGACACTGGTTGTCTAGGGACCCGATTGCGGAGGATGGCGGGATTAATTTGTACACCTATGTCGAAAATAACCCGACCAATGTAACTGATCCAACAGGCGAGTTTGGAGTTATTGGAGCCCTGGTTGGTGCGGGGCTTGACCTAGCATTTCAAACAATGATCGAAGGAAAATCATTTGAATGTGTTAATTGGATGCAGGTTGGGGTTTCTGGTGCCTTAGGAGCATTGGGTGGCGCCGGCCTAGGAGGCACCTTTAAATTAACGTCAGGCTCTATGAAATGGGCTAATGTTAGTCGCCGCTATAGAAGACTTCACGATGTAAAAGCCTCCCAAGATGTTCATCATTGGGCAATTGAGAGGGGTAGTGCGCTGGGAAAACTGTTACCGGATTCTATTGTTAACCATCCAGCTAATTTAAACCCCATAACAGGCTGGTGAAAAACCCACTGATATTTCCCCTTACCCACGGTTTCCGTGATTTTTTCGTGTTGAAATCGGTCATGACATCGAGTTTCAACCGTTTTGCCCCTGTTTCAAGGGCTTTTTATTCGCCTGAAGCCGTCTGTGGACGGTTTTCAGGCGCACTTCGCCCTAGGTGGGCGCACTCCACGCCGGTTTCGGCGTGAACACCAATAGGTTGAGCAAGCGCGTCAGGTTGTAGGCGGCAAAGCA
Above is a window of Methylomonas koyamae DNA encoding:
- a CDS encoding bifunctional metallophosphatase/5'-nucleotidase produces the protein MKLQTLASAIALGFSAVAAHAVTLPATTIKIVAFNDFHGQLESPGNFRNLPTDAASTIPLGGADWMAGYVADLKAQNPSTIVVSAGDIIGATPLVSALFHDEPTIETMNRLGLEFNAVGNHEFDEGKDELKRMQNGGCHPSDPNSCKGAEVGTPVPFEGAKFKFLAANVVETASGKTLFPQYAIKTVGGVRVGFIGMTLKETPTIVTPTGVAGLSFTDEAATVNALIPKLRARGVEAVVVLIHQGGTIPVTQSVATINNCDGGLADSPIKTIVNQLDDEVDLVISGHTHQAYNCQIANKAGRLISVTSANSQGRVLTDIDVTINIANGEVSAVSAENIAVVRNNPAITPNAGIKTIVDNYKALATPIANRVIGSISAAITRTATAAGESALGDVIADAQLAATNPAGFGEAVVSFMNPGGIRADLTYPGSSAGEGDGKVTYAEAFTVQPFGNTLVTLTLTGAQIHTLLEQQFTGCTAGYPVGAPASGQPFNRILQVSAGFSYEWSEKGTPCDNVDPASIKINGVTIDPAASYRVTVNNFMADGGDQYYVLTQGSNRLGGALDLDALESYFLANGSVNPGPRNRILLAPAP
- a CDS encoding DUF2750 domain-containing protein; translation: MSQASSQAWAFYRDVAKTRTVWTVRDAGGYPAPKTQSGRRAQPFWSTRSRVERIIKSVPAYQGFVPEDISWEVFCSAWVPGLTRDGLLVGVNWSGKRAAGYDMEPAELQRNVEAVVAEPQ
- a CDS encoding RHS repeat-associated core domain-containing protein, with the protein product MVRDAYPTSYDPNTGHWLSRDPIAEDGGINLYTYVENNPTNVTDPTGEFGVIGALVGAGLDLAFQTMIEGKSFECVNWMQVGVSGALGALGGAGLGGTFKLTSGSMKWANVSRRYRRLHDVKASQDVHHWAIERGSALGKLLPDSIVNHPANLNPITGW